The DNA region TCACCCGCACGCCAACGCCGACGCGCACCTTCACGCCAACCCGCACACCTTCGCCGACGCCGGGGGCGTCGAACACGGCCACGCCATGAAAAAGAATTCAGAAGGCACGCGAAGCGGGCAAAAGGCAGAAGTTTGGAGTCCGATGGCGCACACTATCGGTCATTCACGAAAGTTCGGGCGGCAGTTGCACTGCCGCCTGCCGCGCCGCAGTTCAACTGCGGCGCGAACAGGGTTTCGTGATCTATTGACTATTTTTTCATTGTTCATTGTTTCATTGTTCATTAGCGGCTGTGGATCTGCCGGCCAGCCTCTGCCCACCCTTGCGCCCACGCTTGGCCCCATCAGCGTCACGGCCCTGCCGACCTCGCCGTTCAACCTTCCAACATCCAACTCTAACCTTCAACCTGCAACTTTCAACACCGCCACCCCTTTCCCCACCACCGATTTCTTAGGCGAACAATCAACTGCCATCAACATCAAGGCTACCGAGCCGTTGCGGTTCAACTTTGGGACTCAAACACCCGCGCCGACGTTGAATTGGCGGCCACCCCCTTACCCTGTCCCGGTTTCCATCCGCCAGGAAGATCATTTCTGGTTCGCCCGCCCCATCGCCTCCAACGCCGTCAACTGGCCCCACCCGCTCTATCGTTACGGCAGCACCTACTTCGGCAACATGCACGCCCACACCGGAGTCGATCTCGATTCGCCGCTCGGCACGCCGGTGCTGGCCGCCGGGTCGGGCGTGGTGGTCTGGACGGGTTACGGTCTCTTTGGCACCCGGCCGGTCGAGGACGATCCTTACGGGTTGGCCGTCGCCGTCAAACACGACTTTGGTTACAACAACCAGACGCTTTACACGATCTATGCTCACATGTCCAAGATCAACGTCTGGATCAACCAGCCGGTGACGATGGGCGAGCAAATTGGCGAAGTCGGCTCCACCGGATTCTCGTCCGGCCCGCACCTGCACTTTGAAGTCCGCATCGGCGAAAACAAGTTTCTCAAAACCTACAACCCCGAACTGTGGCTGGCGCCGCCCACCGGCTGGGGCGTGCTGGCCGGGCGCGCCCTCGACAAAAACGGCAACTACGTTCCTGAACTGGCGATAGATATTTACGACTCGGCTGGCCGCTACTACCCCATTTGGACGTACGCCACCAAGAGTATCAACGCCGATCCGATCTATCAGGAGAACTTTGTCATCTCCGATCTTCCGGCTGGCACGTATCGTTACTCGATGAATATCGCCGGCGAGGCCCACGTGGGCACGGTGGAAATTCTGGCCGGGCAAACAAGTTTTCTGGTGGTTCAGGAGACGGTGGCCGAGGCCGTTGCCTTTGCCAATCCGGCGGCCACCAATGGCCGGGCGCCGACGCTCACCCCAACCCCGTCCTCCACCCGCGCTCCCACCGGCACGCCAACGCCGACTGCTAAACCTTGATCCTTCGTTGAGCGGTTGCCGTCGCAAATACACACAATGCTATGCCACAAGACGAATCGATAAATCTGATAAGGCTTTGTCGCAAACTTACGGCTACATTCACCGTAAAACAGTTGTTGGAAGTTTGCTCGGAATTAGGTGTTGACGGCGAGCTAGTAAGGCTCAAAGGGCGAACTGTAAAGATAGAAGATGCAGTCGCTTTAGTTGCTATGCTTGACAGTCAGGGACGAGTAGGTGATTTCCTGAATGCCTGCCACCGACAGTACAACAATTTTAGTAGCGAAGGCCTTGAAATCCCGAAGGCCGAGTGGTTGCCTAAACCTTTGCCGGACCACATTGTTCACATGCTGGATAGTGCGTTCGACTTTTCTGGAAAGCCATACATCACTTACACCATTCCAGACTTCTCAAACCAATGGATGCCCCAAGCCGTTTCAACTGGTTGCTATGATTGGCGGATAAACGTGGATGCACTTGAAGAGATACTGTCCTCTACCCCCGCCATAAAAGATGCCTTAATGAAGGTGCGCGCCCTAATAGCGCATGAACGAGCATTTGCCTACGTTGCGAGCGAACGGCAGTGGACAGATTCGGGGATGAATTTCTTTCCCTGTGTTGTTGTCGCTCCCACAACTGACCAGTTTGACTCCATACGAATTGAGCAAACAAGCGACTGCAAAGGTGACATAGAGCCAGTGGGATTGATAGAAGAGCTAAAATCGATTGATGAGCAATATGGGCTAGGTAGTTCGTGTCCAAGAAATGGTTAGCGCGACAAGCGCCAGCCCGACTTAACAATTTACAATAAAGGAAGCCTCAGGAGTAAGGTAGTGGTGTGTCCAAACCTATTCCTGGAGGCTTCCGATGTTCATCATAGCATACCCGG from Chloroflexota bacterium includes:
- a CDS encoding M23 family metallopeptidase translates to MKKNSEGTRSGQKAEVWSPMAHTIGHSRKFGRQLHCRLPRRSSTAARTGFRDLLTIFSLFIVSLFISGCGSAGQPLPTLAPTLGPISVTALPTSPFNLPTSNSNLQPATFNTATPFPTTDFLGEQSTAINIKATEPLRFNFGTQTPAPTLNWRPPPYPVPVSIRQEDHFWFARPIASNAVNWPHPLYRYGSTYFGNMHAHTGVDLDSPLGTPVLAAGSGVVVWTGYGLFGTRPVEDDPYGLAVAVKHDFGYNNQTLYTIYAHMSKINVWINQPVTMGEQIGEVGSTGFSSGPHLHFEVRIGENKFLKTYNPELWLAPPTGWGVLAGRALDKNGNYVPELAIDIYDSAGRYYPIWTYATKSINADPIYQENFVISDLPAGTYRYSMNIAGEAHVGTVEILAGQTSFLVVQETVAEAVAFANPAATNGRAPTLTPTPSSTRAPTGTPTPTAKP